Within Triticum dicoccoides isolate Atlit2015 ecotype Zavitan chromosome 1B, WEW_v2.0, whole genome shotgun sequence, the genomic segment CTGTCACAAGATCCCTGCAGTTTTAGTTTTGGTTTGGTTGCAAGGCTGTCAGACTCGTACTAATTTCAGAAGTTCAGATATAGTAAAATTCATACTAATCCCAGAACATCTGAACTGCACAAGAACCATGCAGTTTTAGATCATATAAAAGCAAAGCACAACATGACTATCCCTGAAAATGGAATACAAAAGTGTCATTTTCCGAATGATACAAGTACTATGCTTCTTATCAAATTAGCTTATAAGTTCTTAGTTCACATGGTGGAGAAAAGCTTAACTTATCCTTTATGGTACAGATATCATATTGTATGCGATAGTCTCTATACTTTAAGTTAGCATTTATCATTCATTAGAACAAAAGATTCACTTATATTATCTTCATTTATGTTTCATAATGGATTGCAAACTAAGAGTCGTTATAAAGAATTTGTAGGTATCAAAGAGAGAAAGTTGTACAACAAATTATCAAAACCACTTAAATGAGGTCACCAAGGTgggaagagagggagggagagatacCGTTTTGTTGGGCTAACAGCAGGTTGATGATAGGTGGAGGCATCGGGATTCCAGGAAGCACCGCCTCCCAGTACACCTTTGGTATCTCCTCGGAATTTGGCATCACCGTCATGGCCGCATCAGCGAAACTCGCAAGCCAGACTCTCTTTCCTCCAGTGACCTGCGTGCATCAGAGAACAGATGGATAATTTCAAGAAACGAGAGCTTGGATATATTTTACATGACACTACTGTAACCTGTGATTAGGAACAGGATGACCCCAGGTTGCAAAAGGACCACCAAGTTATAAGATCTAAAATGAGTAAAATAAATTACATATTGACAAAACCCGAACAATTAAGCAATCCATTCCCAGACACAATTAACTCACAAGCCCAATCAGCATTATACCTCACAGCCGGAACAACAGTGGGTGCAGCACTTCCATACGCACAGAGCATCCAACTCTCAGTCTGCACCCTGCATCCACCCGAGCAGAACCAGGTCAAACAAACGGAGaaggggaaaaaaataaaaaatagaaaacttCAAACCGGCTACGAGGACTCGTACCGAGACGAGGAGCCGACTGAGAGCTCGTACACCAGCTGCACTCGTCGTAACCACCTGCTGAGGCCGCCGTCCACTGGACCACTGTTGAACCAGTCACGAAAGAGGGTGTCGAGCGCAGCCGTCGTTGTGTCACCTCGGGACGCCAACGAGGCCGGCATAGAGTGCCTGGTGAGACCAAATCCCACGAGGTGTGCGCAGCCGAGCTTCGGCCTCCGGGCAACCGCTCTCCCACCGCCAAATCGCGACGCGTGCGCAGCCTGAAGCTCTGAGGTAGCCTCTCCCCCACAGCTGACCTCGCTACTCTTTAGCATGCCTTGTTAGCCTTCTGACCCTCCCCAGCTCGCCAGCCCTCGACGTGAAGAACCCACCGCCCCTGATATCCCGCGGCGATGACTTGCGCTGATCTAGAACCATCGCACGGGGCGGCGCGAATCCAGAACGTGGCGAAGCAGATGACGGAGCCAGCATGCGAGACCTCGATCCGCTCCTTCCGTATGCTGGCCTAGCTCGCGTTGCTCCTCGGAAAACGTCGTTGTGAGGTAGGGCGGCCGGGAGGCCGGCGGCCGGAGACAAGGCGGTGGAGGAGATGAAGCAGCAAGAAGGCAGATTGGTGGCTGGTGAGGAgaaaggaggagagaaggaaggagagggtgcGGGGCTCGGGATGGGAGAGAACACTGGCTGCGCTGCAGCAAAAGTGAAACCCCACACCCAGCCGTAGGAGCAGGACCCGGCATGGCGCACAGCACGACGCACGACCCGGCTCTCTCCAACCCCACACGGAACTCAACGGTACCAACAGAAACAATCCAACCCACCGACGTGCAGGACCAGCATCTAACTTGGCCCACCGGTCATTGTGCGATAACGCATCAGCGGGTGTGTACGCGGCAAGCACATGTCTCTCCCCTACTCAAGCCCTAGATGAGACGCCGACGAGACGTAATTGCATCGCATGACGAAAACTCACTGGACCAGAACAACCCCGCCCACCGATGTGAGGGACCAACAACCAACGTGGCCCACCCGTCATGGTGCATCCCGCGGGTATGTAAGCATCAGTCCAGCCCTCTCTCTCCTATAGCCAACCAGAGGCGAGACACAACTCCACGGATCCCACACACAAACAGAAACAAACGCAAGGCACAGACCTCTGGGACCAGCAGCCAACTCGGCCCACCGGTCATAGAGTGTGGAAAGGTAGCAGGGTGTGTGCATCCTTCAGTCCATCTCGTCCTAGCCATCGCAGGCGACGCACGTCTGTGCGTGTTTTCTTGACTTCACATGCATCCGCGCGCACGGTTGGAGAGAGGGCCCAACACCGCCTTGTTCACCTACTCCTTTACTGTCACACGGGCCCCACAAAGATCGGCCCGCATGTCATTTGCCTTGGGTCGTCCTGTGTGTGTTGTTTGACCTCCGAAGCATCCGATCCCCACGCTCACTGTTTGGGAGGATGACACGCCTGCTCTCTTTCACAGCCGACAATCGCGACATGCGCACGCGCCGCATCAGGAGAGGGCCTCCGCGCACCCAAAAATAACTGACCCAGCCAATCGTGGGAGAGAACGAGCCCACCAGTCATTGGACGCCTGAAACTATATCGAGGTAAAAAGAAACTTCGCAGATCCAACGTTCCAGGATAGTTTGAAGACCAGATTGACCAGATCTAACGGTCCAAAGTGCAGGAAATCGAGGGAGCTTCCTGGAGGAGGGTCGCCTAGCCTTCTTATATGTtaaaatttttggcgaaagaatcaaggccagggggccacgggct encodes:
- the LOC119324314 gene encoding uncharacterized protein LOC119324314 codes for the protein MLKSSEVSCGGEATSELQAAHASRFGGGRAVARRPKLGCAHLVGFGLTRHSMPASLASRGDTTTAALDTLFRDWFNSGPVDGGLSRWLRRVQLVYELSVGSSSRVQTESWMLCAYGSAAPTVVPAVRSLEERESGLRVSLMRP